The following are from one region of the Silurus meridionalis isolate SWU-2019-XX chromosome 25, ASM1480568v1, whole genome shotgun sequence genome:
- the gria3a gene encoding glutamate receptor 3a isoform X8 has product MEPRVLTFLLLLLRLMNESRAGFPNQISIGGVFLRSTVQEHSVFRFTLQLYNTNQNVTEKPFHLHYNVDNLEQSDSFSVTHAFCSQFSRGVYAIYGFYDQRSVNTLLSFSGALHTSFITPSQPTEADAHFLLQLRPTLKGAVLSMITHYKWDKFVYLYDTERGFSLLQAVMEAAVVNDWRVTVRSVGNVVDVLDYRRIFEEMERRQEKLFIIDCEEERINAMLEQVMVSGKNSRGFHYILANLGFSNASIEKVFSGGANVTAFHIINPQNPIVQQFLQRWDKLDQREFPQAGDTPLRFTSALTHDGVLVISEAFRYLRRQRVDVSRRGSAGDCLANPAVPWSQGIDIERALKMVHVQGMTGNVQFDSFGRRTNFTIDVYEMKSSGARKVGYWSDMEEFVYETELQVTNESSSVENRTIVVTTIMEAPYVMYKRNHLQLEGNDRYEGYCVDLASEIAKHVRIKYKLSVVSDGKYGARDPETKTWNGMVGELVYGRADIAVAPLTITLVREEVIDFSKPFMSLGISIMIKKPQKSKPGVFSFLDPLAYEIWMCIVFAYIGVSVVLFLVSRFSPYEWNINNSDEAKDPQAPPDPPNEFGIFNSLWFSLGAFMQQGCDISPRIRRVL; this is encoded by the exons ATGGAGCCGCGCGTGCTCACCTTTCTCCTGCTGTTGCTGAGACTCATGAACGAGTCGCGCGCAGGATTTCCCAACCAGATCAGCATcg GTGGCGTGTTCCTGCGCTCTACAGTGCAGGAGCACAGTGTGTTCAGGTTCACACTTCAGCTCTACAACACCAACCAGAACGTGACCGAGAAACCGTTTCACCTGCACTACAATGTGGACAacctggagcagagcgacaGCTTCTCAGTCACACATGCCT TTTGTTCTCAGTTCTCGCGAGGTGTTTACGCCATATATGGTTTTTATGATCAGCGCTCAGTGAACACACTCTTGTCGTTTTCTGGGGCTCTGCACACCTccttcatcactccatcacagCCCACTGAAGCCGATGCCCATTTCCTGCTCCAGCTGAGACCCACGCTAAAAGGGGCGGTGCTTAGCATGATCACACACTACAAATGGGACAAGTTTGTCTACCTTTACGACACAGAGCGAg ggttcTCTCTGCTGCAGGCAGTAATGGAGGCAGCAGTAGTGAATGATTGGCGGGTGACAGTTCGCTCTGTTGGGAACGTTGTTGATGTTCTGGACTATCGGCGAATTTTTGAGGAAATGGAACGTCGTCAGGAGAAACTCTTCATCATCGACTGTGAAGAAGAGCGCATTAATGCTATGCTGGagcag gtcatGGTCTCAGGGAAAAACAGTCGAGGATTTCACTACATCCTGGCTAATctg GGTTTCTCCAACGCCAGTATAGAGAAGGTTTTCTCCGGAGGTGCTAATGTCACTGCATTTCACATCATCAACCCACAAAACCCCATCGTACAGCAGTTCCTCCAACGCTGGGACAAATTGGACCAGAGGGAGTTCCCTCAGGCTGGAGATACACCTCTcaga ttcaCCTCTGCACTTACCCATGATGGCGTGTTGGTGATATCAGAGGCGTTTCGTTATTTGCGTCGTCAGCGTGTGGACGTTTCCCGGCGTGGCAGCGCCGGAGACTGTTTAGCAAATCCAGCTGTGCCCTGGAGTCAGGGCATTGACATCGAGAGAGCACTAAAGATG GTCCATGTTCAGGGAATGACAGGAAATGTCCAGTTTGATTCTTTTGGTCGGAGAACAAACTTCACTATCGATGTGTACGAGATGAAAAGCAGTGGAGCGAGAAAG gttgGTTACTGGAGCGATATGGAGGAGTTTGTTTATGAAACTGAGCTGCAGGTGACGAACGAATCGTCTTCAGTGGAGAATCGGACGATTGTGGTCACCACCATCATG GAAGCCCCGTATGTGATGTATAAGAGGAACCACCTGCAGTTGGAGGGAAACGATCGGTACGAGGGCTACTGCGTGGACTTGGCCTCGGAAATCGCAAAACACGTCCGAATTAAGTACAAACTGTCGGTTGTATCTGATGGGAAATATGGCGCGCGAGATCCCGAGACTAAAACCTGGAATGGGATGGTGGGAGAGCTGGTGTACGGG agGGCAGACATTGCCGTGGCTCCTCTAACCATCACGCTGGTGCGCGAGGAGGTGATCGACTTCTCTAAACCTTTCATGAGCCTTGGTATCTCCATCATGATAAAGAAGCCTCAGAAGTCGAAGCCGGGTGTGTTCTCGTTCCTCGACCCTCTGGCGTACGAGATCTGGATGTGTATTGTGTTCGCCTACATCGGCGTGAGCGTCGTGCTCTTCCTCGTCAGCAGGTTCAGTCCCTATGAGTGGAACATCAACAACAGTGACGAGGCCAAAGATCCACAAGCTCCACCAGATCCACCAAATGAGTTCGGCATTTTTAACAGTCTGTGGTTTTCTCTTGGAGCCTTCATGCAGCAAGGATGCGATATTTCACCAAG
- the cchcr1 gene encoding coiled-coil alpha-helical rod protein 1 isoform X1: MEKHTHTPGSGEELHSPADFITTHRSGVTCASSPLALLTPSHFTVTSTAPLTSTSVTPLCPTPSLPPRGADPWTLFTHTREEGGQLHQKNQTLNHTHTPLREEMEKMRRKVERLTEDLRERDSIISRQCIEREELCAELKKSNSKMCEGHAAEIAALTHTSSELQNTILTLTQEVTSLRHQVEEVTSERDVLQKQLSSEKAEQAETLHKLRSYIGTHAGGEEQHTLIERLQREKDGLCLSVELLNVRVRSANDILTLQERELEEQCDPLHKDRSFRLLSLWREKVFTLLVQLRSKDSQLHTENTQLHNMVSDLQKEVHKLRSHITFLEHNLQDKTAQLQLHNMHTQELQQQLCSVGEENERLKKDKESSEKSTNHITDSVHRLSVCAEEWESQVGAAQCRMSALTQRLNFANTRLHTVHGLLMRREALQKVQQATKPTEPTSSDRCIESLQSQVALLSSERDTLTQELKRTPQLINNALRDLQLQLNRSREELAVCELQCVEANAQCKEKERTIVELRNEAHHTQTILQEKLSEVESVCATQLRELESQLNTARREHTKAVVALCQVERTAVRERQQEREAESTLRTHTHKHHTTANTTEGKRQRPQHSSGGGSAAGFDE, from the exons atggagaaacacacacacacaccaggtagCGGAGAGGAGCTACACTCACCTGCTGACTTCATCACCACACATCGCTCAG gtgtgaCCTGTGCCTCCTCTCCTCTAGCCCTCCTCACTCCATCTCACTTCACTGTGACCTCTACTGCACCCTTGACCTCAACCTCTGTGACCCCTCTGTGCCCCACCCCCTCCCTTCCACCCCGAGGGGCAGATCCATGGAcccttttcacacacactcggGAGGAGGGGGGGCAGCTCCATCAGAAGAATCAGACactgaaccacacacacactcctctgagagaggagatggagaagatgaggaggaaggTGGAGAGACTGACCGAGGACCtccgagagagagacagcatcATCAGCag gcaGTGTATTGAACGAGAGGAATTGTGTGCTGAACTTAAGAAGAGCAACTCGAAG atGTGTGAGGGTCATGCAGCAGAGATTGCAGCTTTGACTCACACCAGCTCAGAACTGCAGAACACAATCCTCACTCTaacacaggaagtgacatcactcAGACACCAGGTGGAGGAAGTGACATCAGAGAGAGACGTGCTGCAGAAACAGCTGAG cAGTGAGAAAGCAGAGCAGGCTGAGACTCTGCACAAGTTACGCAGCTACATCGGCACACACGcaggaggagaggaacaacacacactcatagag aggctGCAGAGGGAGAAAGACGGGTTGTGTTTATCTGTTGAGCTGCTGAATGTCCGAGTCAGATCAGCTAATGACATCCTGACTCTACAGGAGAGAGAACTAGAAGAGcag tgtGATCCTCTCCATAAAGACAGGTCATTTCGGTTGTTGAGTTTATGGAGAGAGAAGGTCTTTACACTGCTTGTACAACTACGCTCAAAAGACTCCCAACTACACACTGagaacacacaactacacaacatg gTTTCTGATCTGCAGAAGGAGGTTCATAAACTAAGGTCACACATCACCTTTCTAGAACACAACCTTCAGGACAAAACTGCACAACTACAGCTacacaacatgcacacacag gagctcCAGCAACAGTTGTGTAGTGTAGGTGAAGAGAATGAGAgactaaaaaaagacaaagagagcaGTGAGAAATCTACTAACCACATTACTGATTCTGtacacag gttgagtgtgtgtgctgaggAGTGGGAGAGTCAGGTTGGAGCTGCTCAGTGTCGTATGAGTGCTCTAACACAGAGACTCAACTTTGCAAACACACGTCTTCACACAGTgcatg GTTTGCTGATGAGGAGAGAAGCTCTGCAGAAAGTACAACAGGCCACAAAACCTACAGAACCTACATCCTCagaccg ctgcatTGAGAGTCTGCAGTCACAGGTGGCGCTGCTGAGctcagagagagacacactcacccaggaACTGAAACGAACACCACAACTGATCAATAACGCACTGAGAGACCTACAACtacaat tgaACAGGAGCAGGGAGGAGTTGGCAGTGTGTGAGTTGCAGTGTGTGGAGGCTAATGCACAATGTAAGGAAAAGGAAAGGACCATCGTGGAGCTGCGCAATGAGGCCCATCACACACAGACca ttctaCAGGAGAAACTCTCTGAggtagagagtgtgtgtgccaCACAGCTCAGAGAGCTGGAGAGTCAACTAAATACAGCAAGGAGAGAACACACTaaagcag ttgtagCCTTGTGCCAGGTGGAACGTAcagcagtgagagagagacagcaggagagagaggcagagagcacgctcagaacacacacacacaaacatcacacaacTGCAAACACAACTGAAGGAAAAAGACAGAGACCACAACATTCTtctg gcggtGGTTCAGCAGCAGGGTTTGATGAATGA
- the cchcr1 gene encoding coiled-coil alpha-helical rod protein 1 isoform X2: protein MEKHTHTPGSGEELHSPADFITTHRSALLTPSHFTVTSTAPLTSTSVTPLCPTPSLPPRGADPWTLFTHTREEGGQLHQKNQTLNHTHTPLREEMEKMRRKVERLTEDLRERDSIISRQCIEREELCAELKKSNSKMCEGHAAEIAALTHTSSELQNTILTLTQEVTSLRHQVEEVTSERDVLQKQLSSEKAEQAETLHKLRSYIGTHAGGEEQHTLIERLQREKDGLCLSVELLNVRVRSANDILTLQERELEEQCDPLHKDRSFRLLSLWREKVFTLLVQLRSKDSQLHTENTQLHNMVSDLQKEVHKLRSHITFLEHNLQDKTAQLQLHNMHTQELQQQLCSVGEENERLKKDKESSEKSTNHITDSVHRLSVCAEEWESQVGAAQCRMSALTQRLNFANTRLHTVHGLLMRREALQKVQQATKPTEPTSSDRCIESLQSQVALLSSERDTLTQELKRTPQLINNALRDLQLQLNRSREELAVCELQCVEANAQCKEKERTIVELRNEAHHTQTILQEKLSEVESVCATQLRELESQLNTARREHTKAVVALCQVERTAVRERQQEREAESTLRTHTHKHHTTANTTEGKRQRPQHSSGGGSAAGFDE, encoded by the exons atggagaaacacacacacacaccaggtagCGGAGAGGAGCTACACTCACCTGCTGACTTCATCACCACACATCGCTCAG CCCTCCTCACTCCATCTCACTTCACTGTGACCTCTACTGCACCCTTGACCTCAACCTCTGTGACCCCTCTGTGCCCCACCCCCTCCCTTCCACCCCGAGGGGCAGATCCATGGAcccttttcacacacactcggGAGGAGGGGGGGCAGCTCCATCAGAAGAATCAGACactgaaccacacacacactcctctgagagaggagatggagaagatgaggaggaaggTGGAGAGACTGACCGAGGACCtccgagagagagacagcatcATCAGCag gcaGTGTATTGAACGAGAGGAATTGTGTGCTGAACTTAAGAAGAGCAACTCGAAG atGTGTGAGGGTCATGCAGCAGAGATTGCAGCTTTGACTCACACCAGCTCAGAACTGCAGAACACAATCCTCACTCTaacacaggaagtgacatcactcAGACACCAGGTGGAGGAAGTGACATCAGAGAGAGACGTGCTGCAGAAACAGCTGAG cAGTGAGAAAGCAGAGCAGGCTGAGACTCTGCACAAGTTACGCAGCTACATCGGCACACACGcaggaggagaggaacaacacacactcatagag aggctGCAGAGGGAGAAAGACGGGTTGTGTTTATCTGTTGAGCTGCTGAATGTCCGAGTCAGATCAGCTAATGACATCCTGACTCTACAGGAGAGAGAACTAGAAGAGcag tgtGATCCTCTCCATAAAGACAGGTCATTTCGGTTGTTGAGTTTATGGAGAGAGAAGGTCTTTACACTGCTTGTACAACTACGCTCAAAAGACTCCCAACTACACACTGagaacacacaactacacaacatg gTTTCTGATCTGCAGAAGGAGGTTCATAAACTAAGGTCACACATCACCTTTCTAGAACACAACCTTCAGGACAAAACTGCACAACTACAGCTacacaacatgcacacacag gagctcCAGCAACAGTTGTGTAGTGTAGGTGAAGAGAATGAGAgactaaaaaaagacaaagagagcaGTGAGAAATCTACTAACCACATTACTGATTCTGtacacag gttgagtgtgtgtgctgaggAGTGGGAGAGTCAGGTTGGAGCTGCTCAGTGTCGTATGAGTGCTCTAACACAGAGACTCAACTTTGCAAACACACGTCTTCACACAGTgcatg GTTTGCTGATGAGGAGAGAAGCTCTGCAGAAAGTACAACAGGCCACAAAACCTACAGAACCTACATCCTCagaccg ctgcatTGAGAGTCTGCAGTCACAGGTGGCGCTGCTGAGctcagagagagacacactcacccaggaACTGAAACGAACACCACAACTGATCAATAACGCACTGAGAGACCTACAACtacaat tgaACAGGAGCAGGGAGGAGTTGGCAGTGTGTGAGTTGCAGTGTGTGGAGGCTAATGCACAATGTAAGGAAAAGGAAAGGACCATCGTGGAGCTGCGCAATGAGGCCCATCACACACAGACca ttctaCAGGAGAAACTCTCTGAggtagagagtgtgtgtgccaCACAGCTCAGAGAGCTGGAGAGTCAACTAAATACAGCAAGGAGAGAACACACTaaagcag ttgtagCCTTGTGCCAGGTGGAACGTAcagcagtgagagagagacagcaggagagagaggcagagagcacgctcagaacacacacacacaaacatcacacaacTGCAAACACAACTGAAGGAAAAAGACAGAGACCACAACATTCTtctg gcggtGGTTCAGCAGCAGGGTTTGATGAATGA
- the gria3a gene encoding glutamate receptor 3a isoform X10, which translates to MEPRVLTFLLLLLRLMNESRAGFPNQISIGGVFLRSTVQEHSVFRFTLQLYNTNQNVTEKPFHLHYNVDNLEQSDSFSVTHAFCSQFSRGVYAIYGFYDQRSVNTLLSFSGALHTSFITPSQPTEADAHFLLQLRPTLKGAVLSMITHYKWDKFVYLYDTERGFSLLQAVMEAAVVNDWRVTVRSVGNVVDVLDYRRIFEEMERRQEKLFIIDCEEERINAMLEQVMVSGKNSRGFHYILANLGFSNASIEKVFSGGANVTAFHIINPQNPIVQQFLQRWDKLDQREFPQAGDTPLRFTSALTHDGVLVISEAFRYLRRQRVDVSRRGSAGDCLANPAVPWSQGIDIERALKMVHVQGMTGNVQFDSFGRRTNFTIDVYEMKSSGARKVGYWSDMEEFVYETELQVTNESSSVENRTIVVTTIMEAPYVMYKRNHLQLEGNDRYEGYCVDLASEIAKHVRIKYKLSVVSDGKYGARDPETKTWNGMVGELVYGRADIAVAPLTITLVREEVIDFSKPFMSLGISIMIKKPQKSKPAGSVPMSGTSTTVTRPKIHKLHQIHQMSSAFLTVCGFLLEPSCSKDAIFHQG; encoded by the exons ATGGAGCCGCGCGTGCTCACCTTTCTCCTGCTGTTGCTGAGACTCATGAACGAGTCGCGCGCAGGATTTCCCAACCAGATCAGCATcg GTGGCGTGTTCCTGCGCTCTACAGTGCAGGAGCACAGTGTGTTCAGGTTCACACTTCAGCTCTACAACACCAACCAGAACGTGACCGAGAAACCGTTTCACCTGCACTACAATGTGGACAacctggagcagagcgacaGCTTCTCAGTCACACATGCCT TTTGTTCTCAGTTCTCGCGAGGTGTTTACGCCATATATGGTTTTTATGATCAGCGCTCAGTGAACACACTCTTGTCGTTTTCTGGGGCTCTGCACACCTccttcatcactccatcacagCCCACTGAAGCCGATGCCCATTTCCTGCTCCAGCTGAGACCCACGCTAAAAGGGGCGGTGCTTAGCATGATCACACACTACAAATGGGACAAGTTTGTCTACCTTTACGACACAGAGCGAg ggttcTCTCTGCTGCAGGCAGTAATGGAGGCAGCAGTAGTGAATGATTGGCGGGTGACAGTTCGCTCTGTTGGGAACGTTGTTGATGTTCTGGACTATCGGCGAATTTTTGAGGAAATGGAACGTCGTCAGGAGAAACTCTTCATCATCGACTGTGAAGAAGAGCGCATTAATGCTATGCTGGagcag gtcatGGTCTCAGGGAAAAACAGTCGAGGATTTCACTACATCCTGGCTAATctg GGTTTCTCCAACGCCAGTATAGAGAAGGTTTTCTCCGGAGGTGCTAATGTCACTGCATTTCACATCATCAACCCACAAAACCCCATCGTACAGCAGTTCCTCCAACGCTGGGACAAATTGGACCAGAGGGAGTTCCCTCAGGCTGGAGATACACCTCTcaga ttcaCCTCTGCACTTACCCATGATGGCGTGTTGGTGATATCAGAGGCGTTTCGTTATTTGCGTCGTCAGCGTGTGGACGTTTCCCGGCGTGGCAGCGCCGGAGACTGTTTAGCAAATCCAGCTGTGCCCTGGAGTCAGGGCATTGACATCGAGAGAGCACTAAAGATG GTCCATGTTCAGGGAATGACAGGAAATGTCCAGTTTGATTCTTTTGGTCGGAGAACAAACTTCACTATCGATGTGTACGAGATGAAAAGCAGTGGAGCGAGAAAG gttgGTTACTGGAGCGATATGGAGGAGTTTGTTTATGAAACTGAGCTGCAGGTGACGAACGAATCGTCTTCAGTGGAGAATCGGACGATTGTGGTCACCACCATCATG GAAGCCCCGTATGTGATGTATAAGAGGAACCACCTGCAGTTGGAGGGAAACGATCGGTACGAGGGCTACTGCGTGGACTTGGCCTCGGAAATCGCAAAACACGTCCGAATTAAGTACAAACTGTCGGTTGTATCTGATGGGAAATATGGCGCGCGAGATCCCGAGACTAAAACCTGGAATGGGATGGTGGGAGAGCTGGTGTACGGG agGGCAGACATTGCCGTGGCTCCTCTAACCATCACGCTGGTGCGCGAGGAGGTGATCGACTTCTCTAAACCTTTCATGAGCCTTGGTATCTCCATCATGATAAAGAAGCCTCAGAAGTCGAAGCCGG CAGGTTCAGTCCCTATGAGTGGAACATCAACAACAGTGACGAGGCCAAAGATCCACAAGCTCCACCAGATCCACCAAATGAGTTCGGCATTTTTAACAGTCTGTGGTTTTCTCTTGGAGCCTTCATGCAGCAAGGATGCGATATTTCACCAAG
- the gria3a gene encoding glutamate receptor 3a isoform X9, whose product MEPRVLTFLLLLLRLMNESRAGFPNQISIGGVFLRSTVQEHSVFRFTLQLYNTNQNVTEKPFHLHYNVDNLEQSDSFSVTHAFCSQFSRGVYAIYGFYDQRSVNTLLSFSGALHTSFITPSQPTEADAHFLLQLRPTLKGAVLSMITHYKWDKFVYLYDTERGFSLLQAVMEAAVVNDWRVTVRSVGNVVDVLDYRRIFEEMERRQEKLFIIDCEEERINAMLEQVMVSGKNSRGFHYILANLGFSNASIEKVFSGGANVTAFHIINPQNPIVQQFLQRWDKLDQREFPQAGDTPLRFTSALTHDGVLVISEAFRYLRRQRVDVSRRGSAGDCLANPAVPWSQGIDIERALKMVHVQGMTGNVQFDSFGRRTNFTIDVYEMKSSGARKVGYWSDMEEFVYETELQVTNESSSVENRTIVVTTIMEAPYVMYKRNHLQLEGNDRYEGYCVDLASEIAKHVRIKYKLSVVSDGKYGARDPETKTWNGMVGELVYGRADIAVAPLTITLVREEVIDFSKPFMSLGISIMIKKPQKSKPAGSVPMSGTSTTVTRPKIHKLHQIHQMSSAFLTVCGFLLEPSCSKDAIFHQGLCQVV is encoded by the exons ATGGAGCCGCGCGTGCTCACCTTTCTCCTGCTGTTGCTGAGACTCATGAACGAGTCGCGCGCAGGATTTCCCAACCAGATCAGCATcg GTGGCGTGTTCCTGCGCTCTACAGTGCAGGAGCACAGTGTGTTCAGGTTCACACTTCAGCTCTACAACACCAACCAGAACGTGACCGAGAAACCGTTTCACCTGCACTACAATGTGGACAacctggagcagagcgacaGCTTCTCAGTCACACATGCCT TTTGTTCTCAGTTCTCGCGAGGTGTTTACGCCATATATGGTTTTTATGATCAGCGCTCAGTGAACACACTCTTGTCGTTTTCTGGGGCTCTGCACACCTccttcatcactccatcacagCCCACTGAAGCCGATGCCCATTTCCTGCTCCAGCTGAGACCCACGCTAAAAGGGGCGGTGCTTAGCATGATCACACACTACAAATGGGACAAGTTTGTCTACCTTTACGACACAGAGCGAg ggttcTCTCTGCTGCAGGCAGTAATGGAGGCAGCAGTAGTGAATGATTGGCGGGTGACAGTTCGCTCTGTTGGGAACGTTGTTGATGTTCTGGACTATCGGCGAATTTTTGAGGAAATGGAACGTCGTCAGGAGAAACTCTTCATCATCGACTGTGAAGAAGAGCGCATTAATGCTATGCTGGagcag gtcatGGTCTCAGGGAAAAACAGTCGAGGATTTCACTACATCCTGGCTAATctg GGTTTCTCCAACGCCAGTATAGAGAAGGTTTTCTCCGGAGGTGCTAATGTCACTGCATTTCACATCATCAACCCACAAAACCCCATCGTACAGCAGTTCCTCCAACGCTGGGACAAATTGGACCAGAGGGAGTTCCCTCAGGCTGGAGATACACCTCTcaga ttcaCCTCTGCACTTACCCATGATGGCGTGTTGGTGATATCAGAGGCGTTTCGTTATTTGCGTCGTCAGCGTGTGGACGTTTCCCGGCGTGGCAGCGCCGGAGACTGTTTAGCAAATCCAGCTGTGCCCTGGAGTCAGGGCATTGACATCGAGAGAGCACTAAAGATG GTCCATGTTCAGGGAATGACAGGAAATGTCCAGTTTGATTCTTTTGGTCGGAGAACAAACTTCACTATCGATGTGTACGAGATGAAAAGCAGTGGAGCGAGAAAG gttgGTTACTGGAGCGATATGGAGGAGTTTGTTTATGAAACTGAGCTGCAGGTGACGAACGAATCGTCTTCAGTGGAGAATCGGACGATTGTGGTCACCACCATCATG GAAGCCCCGTATGTGATGTATAAGAGGAACCACCTGCAGTTGGAGGGAAACGATCGGTACGAGGGCTACTGCGTGGACTTGGCCTCGGAAATCGCAAAACACGTCCGAATTAAGTACAAACTGTCGGTTGTATCTGATGGGAAATATGGCGCGCGAGATCCCGAGACTAAAACCTGGAATGGGATGGTGGGAGAGCTGGTGTACGGG agGGCAGACATTGCCGTGGCTCCTCTAACCATCACGCTGGTGCGCGAGGAGGTGATCGACTTCTCTAAACCTTTCATGAGCCTTGGTATCTCCATCATGATAAAGAAGCCTCAGAAGTCGAAGCCGG CAGGTTCAGTCCCTATGAGTGGAACATCAACAACAGTGACGAGGCCAAAGATCCACAAGCTCCACCAGATCCACCAAATGAGTTCGGCATTTTTAACAGTCTGTGGTTTTCTCTTGGAGCCTTCATGCAGCAAGGATGCGATATTTCACCAAG gtCTCTGTCAGGTCGTATAG